The window ATTTACTGGCGGCACACTGGAACCGGCAAAAATGCCATCTGGGTCATGCACGGCACCAAGGTCGCGCGCATCGACGAAATTCGCCCCGAACCGGACCTGGGATTTCACCTGGCTGCCACGGGCCAGTTCAATCCACTCGGCCACACGGATCTTTTGTGGCGCCACACCAACGGCCAAAACGTGGTCTGGCTCATGCGCGGCGCCAACCATCTTTCTACGGTCGCTCTGCCAACCGAAACGAACCGAAACTGGACGGTGGTCGGCGTCGGAGGCTACACGAATGCCATGATGCTGACGGCGTCGGCCGACGCAGTGTCCAGGAGCGTCACGCTGGCCTGGCGGTACGGACCTGCGAAGCTGCCGACGATACGCCGGCGAGTTGCGGACGAGACACGCTGGACGACGCAGGCGGTGAACTACGCGCCATATCGGTTCACCAACTCGAATTTGGAATTGGGCCAGCGTTACGAATTCGACGTGGGCGGGCAATACCTGCTCGCCGGCTTGAACGCCGCGCCGGTCGAACAACGCGGCCAGCTTCTGCTGGTCGTGGAGAATTCCGCCGCCAAAGCGCTCGCCCGCGAACTCGAAATCTTTCGGGCGGACCTGGCCGGCGACGGCTGGAGCGTGATTCGAACCAACGTGCCGCGGCACAATGACCGTGCCTGGAGAGCCAACACCAACGCCATCGCGTCGATCAAATCGTTTGTCGCGAATTGCTATTCCGCCGATCCGGCCGCGACGCGCGCGGTCCTCCTCATCGGCCACGTGCCGATTCCCTATTCGGGATTTCACAACCCGGACGGCCACGGCGCACGGGCGCTCCCCGCCGACGGTTACTACGGTGACGTGGACGGAATTTACACGGATGCGCGCGTGAACTACACCAGCGGCGTGGCCGGCCGGCCGGAATCCCGGCACGATAATCTGGTCGGCGACGGGAAATTCGACCAGAACCGCTACCCGCCCGATTCCATTGGCGAGGCGCGGCTTGAACTCGCGGTGGGCCGAATCGATTTTGCCAAGTTGCCGGCCTTCAAATCGCGCTCCGAACTCGAACTGCTGCGGCGTTACTTCGACAAGAATCATCGCTACCGCCACAAACAGCTCGTCTTGCCGGAAAGGATCACGGCCGGGACTTTCTTTCCGACGGGTCTGAATTGGGAAGCCTACGCGCAAGCCGCGAAACTCAGCAGCCGGATGTTCGGCGCGGACCCCCAATGCCTGGTAGACGGGGATCCGTTCGTTCGAGCTAATGCGTCGGTCTGGGGGATCTTGTGCGGATACGGTTTGCCCTACGGCGTCCGGGGCCAGCCGAGCGCTTACCACGAGTCCGCGCATCTGGCGGATCCAGCGAAAGCGCCGCGGCTGCTCTTTGCCAGCCTGTTCGCGTCCTACTGCGTGGATTTCGACTATGCCGACAATTTCATGCGGGCTTTTCTCGGCGCGCCGGAGGCGGGTCTCGTGGTGACCTGGTTCCGGCCCGTGTCCATTGAGAATGTGCCGCTGGCGTTCGAGACGCTGGGACTAGGCGAAACGGTTGGCTCAGGATTTCTGCGCATGATCAACGACAACCCGGACCGCACGGCTCACATGACGTACCTGGCGTTGCTGGGGGATCCCACGCTTCGCCTGCAAATCCTGGCGCCGCCGACTGCGCTCGTCGCTCGCGGGAAAAGAGAAGTGAATTTGACCTGGACGGCGTCTCCGGAGCCGGGCGCGCAATATCTTGTCTATCGATCGACCAATGCGTGGGACGGTCCGTGGAAAAAACTCACGCCGGCAGCGCTCGCGGGGACGCGGTTCACAGACGAAGCGGCGCCCGCGGGTTCGAAACTTTACCAGGTGCGCGCTCTGAAACTGGTTGAGACCGGCAGCGGCACCTACACAAATCTCAGTCAAGGCGTCTTCACCAAATCTGCCGAAGAAAAAAGATGAACCGTCGCGCATTGGGGCCATGAACGTTCCTTTCTGCGCTCGGCCCATGAACGCGGCAGGGCGAGTCCGGGCGAGTCCGTCCCGGCGAGCCGCTCGACGTGCGTGGAACACGTCGGACTCGGCTCGCTGTGGACAGGCTCGCCCTACCGTCTGGTTCATGGGAAGGGAGATCAACCATTGAAAGGATTGAAAACCGGCGCATCAAGGCGCCTGGGGCAGCGTCAGGCTCACGCGCGTGCCTGTGCCCGGTTCGCTCTCGATGGGAGAATTGGCCTCCGTGGATTTCCACGAGGCGTTTGGCGATGACCAGTCCCAGGCCGCTGCCCTGCTGTTCGTAGAATTTCCGCTCGAATTGCACGTAGGCCCCAATGGCTGCGGTGTGCTCGGGCTTCATCCCTCGTCCGCGATCGCTGATCTCCACGCGCAGCATGTGAGTTTGGGCAGCGGACACGACCGAGACGGGCGTTCCTGGCATCGAGAACTTGAACGCGTTATCGAGCAGTTCGGAGATTATTTTTTGAAAATGGTCGCGGGAGACCGCAACGGCGCCAGGCCCAAGCTTCAGCCTCAAATCGTTGCTGCGCCCGGCGGCCTGGGCTTGCTTCCAGGCCAGCTCCTTCAGGAATTGGTCCGCCGCCATGGTGGGTCCGCGATCCAACGCCGCGAGCCGGGCGGGGTCCGAAGCGAGCAACTCAATCTGGGCGTAGATGAGGAAGTTCTGAACGAGCCGGTGCAGGCGCGCGCCGGAGTCTTTGATCGCTTGCGCGAACTCGGCGATTTGCTCCCGCGAAAGCGAGGCGGCTTCCGTGCGCAGAAGGTCCGACGCCCCCAGGATGCCGGTCAGCGGCGTGAGCAATTCGTGCGGCAGCATCATGCTAATGTGCGTGCGCAAGGAGGCGAGTTTCTGATCGGCTTGGTCGCGCAGCAGTTGATTCTTCTGGAGGCGATTGCTCACCGCGGCCAGCAGTTCGCCGACGCTGAACGGTTTGGCCAGGTAATCGTCGGCGCCCAGCGTCATCCCCTGCCGCATGCCGCGGAGGTCGGCCTGGCCGGTCATCAGAACAAACGGCGTTGTGGACAACACGGGATCGTTCCGCAACGCGCCCAAAACGTCGTAGCCGTCGAGTCCGTCCATGTTCACATCGCAAAGGATGAGATCGGGAACGTGAACCCGCGCGAGTCTCAGTCCGGCGGCTCCGTCCGGTGCTTCCGTGACCTCAAATCCTTTCAGCGACAGAGCCTTGCGAATGGTGAAGCGAGTGCGCTCTTCGTCGTCGATGACCAGTATTTTTGCATGTCCCAGATCAGATGTCCTTCAACTGGGGTTTGACGACCTTCTCATAGCACTCCGGGCAGATGGTGTGAGTGAATTTCGCTTCGCTGCGCGGCGCGATGTATCTTTCGATTTGCTGCCAGGCATTGTGTTCGTCGCGGATCCTTTTGCAGTAGGAGCAAATCGGGAGTAGCCCTTCCAGATACTTCACGTGCTGGCGCAAGCCG of the Verrucomicrobiota bacterium genome contains:
- a CDS encoding hybrid sensor histidine kinase/response regulator, with the translated sequence MNMDGLDGYDVLGALRNDPVLSTTPFVLMTGQADLRGMRQGMTLGADDYLAKPFSVGELLAAVSNRLQKNQLLRDQADQKLASLRTHISMMLPHELLTPLTGILGASDLLRTEAASLSREQIAEFAQAIKDSGARLHRLVQNFLIYAQIELLASDPARLAALDRGPTMAADQFLKELAWKQAQAAGRSNDLRLKLGPGAVAVSRDHFQKIISELLDNAFKFSMPGTPVSVVSAAQTHMLRVEISDRGRGMKPEHTAAIGAYVQFERKFYEQQGSGLGLVIAKRLVEIHGGQFSHRERTGHRHAREPDAAPGALMRRFSILSMVDLPSHEPDGRASLSTASRVRRVPRTSSGSPGRTRPDSPCRVHGPSAERNVHGPNARRFIFFLRQIW